In Gossypium raimondii isolate GPD5lz chromosome 12, ASM2569854v1, whole genome shotgun sequence, a single window of DNA contains:
- the LOC128035493 gene encoding uncharacterized protein LOC128035493, translating into MDPRPSGSAGYSRRDRGRSYSEAKTQATLVASVGNVGNTRSECRQCGRCGSQEHYIKDCPERIKEGRLQRAGSGDIVSRGRPPRNTGSKVSGKSVAKDTTGRSETRAPARTHAIRAREDASPLNMITEEPNKLPIVISHMSAQKYLREGCEAYIAYVLNTSITGSKLEPVPVVCEFSDVFPEELPGLPPIREVVFAIDLLHGTVPISIAPYRMAPTELKELKAQLQEFTDKGSILRGKKLYAKFSKSDFWLREVEFLRHIVSSEDALSRKSLFALRAMSTRLILSNDGSILAELRARPLFLQQIREAQNNDSKLQARRAQCEAGVDSDFQIGSDDCLMFRDRVCVPRNDELIRTILCEAHSGDFLVHPVKAEHQVSSGLLQPIMIPKWKWDSITMDFVTGLPLTPKKKDAIWLIVDILTKSAHFIPVRIDYSLDRFMELTW; encoded by the exons ATGGATCCACGACCAAGTGGTTCAGCTGGGTATTCACGTAGAGACCGAGGGAGGTCATATTCTGAAGCTAAAACTCAAGCTACCTTAGTGGCAAGTGTGGGCAATGTGGGGAATACTAGATCTGAGTGTCGACAGTGTGGCCG GTGTGGTTCTCAAGAACACTATATAAAAGATTGCCCTGAGAGAATAAAGGAAGGAAGATTGCAGAGAGCTGGATCGGGTGACATTGTCAGTAGAGGTAGACCACCGAGGAATACTGGGAGCAAAGTCAGTGGTAAAAGCGTGGCGAAAGATACAACTGGGAGATCAGAAACTAGAGCGCCTGCCAGAACTCATGCCATACGTGCTCGTGAGGATGCATCACCTCTTAACatgattactg AGGAGCCGAATAAACTGCCTATAGTGATTTCGCACATGTCTGCTCAAAAATACTTGAGAGAAGGATGTGAAGCCTAtattgcttatgtgttgaatactaGTATAACTGGGTCGAAGCTTGAACCAGTGCCGGTAGTTTGTGAATTTTCGGAtgtatttccagaggaattacctgggttacctccgattagagaagtgGTGTTTGCTATTGACTTGTTACATGGTACTGTGCCGATTTCTATTGCTCCGTATCGGATGGCTCCgactgagttgaaagaattaaaagctcaattACAAGAGTTTACAGATAAAGGATCt ATTCTGAGAGGgaagaaattgtatgctaaattcagcaaaagtgATTTTTGGCTTCGTGAGGTCGAATTCTTGcgacatatagtttcaagtgaag ATGCCTTGagcagaaaatctttatttgctttgagagctatgaGTACGagattaattttatctaatgatggttcaattttggctgaaTTGAGGGCTAGACCGTTATTCCTTCAGCAAATTCGAGAAGCACAAAATAATGACAGTAAATTGCAAGCCAGGAGAGCTCAGTGTGAAGCAGGTGTTGACtcagattttcaaattggttcaGATGATTGCCTGATGTTCCGGGATAgagtatgtgtaccgagaaatgaTGAGTTAATTCGGACCATTTTATGTGAGGCACATAGTGGTGATTTCTTAGTCCACCCag tgaaagctgagcatcaagtaTCATCGGGTTTACTTCAGCCGATAATGATTCCAAAGTGGAAGTGGGACagtatcacgatggattttgtgacaggATTGCCTTTAACTCCAAAGAAGAAGGATGCTATTTGGTTAATTGTTGATATACTGACAAAGTCAGCCCATTTCATTCCGGTACGcattgattactcacttgacag ATTCATGGAGTTGACttggtga